A portion of the Tiliqua scincoides isolate rTilSci1 chromosome 3, rTilSci1.hap2, whole genome shotgun sequence genome contains these proteins:
- the IL10RB gene encoding interleukin-10 receptor subunit beta codes for MGARGWQYLLCSCLFCSVHGLIPEPQNVRIHSVNFNSTLLWDPPYFHEENVTYTVQYLTYSTSFNDLCTKTNFTECDISDVPIYSNHMLRVRTESEKGQSKWIDLAFNPLIDTIISPPVVQVETTRGGLYVEVSGPSRTRNGSIWSIGDFYGSLIYSMLIWKKEHEEQVRNVTMSENSKIMTDLDPGTIYCFQIQVLISELNKRGEWTEVSCIRTDDIGKNPVWLAIIIVLVLVLFPLFCVMILPVYRRVKYTYFPSYTLPEHFKEFLGKPSYGSEFVASQPHGDDRVCEKITVVSEEQKHIDSAEQPNSAKHQFQRFQGDTPELKEVEDCTPLLTIQIGGNNPLHPQGTCKASIDTLHITDLKIATL; via the exons TACATGGACTTATACCAGAACCACAAAATGTAAGAATTCATTCAGTTAATTTTAACAGCACTCTCCTGTGGGATCCACCATATTTTCATGAAGAAAATGTGACATACACAGTCCAGTATTTAAC GTATTCTACTTCATTTAATGACTTATGTACAAAAACGAACTTTACAGAGTGCGATATTTCAGACGTACCCATATATAGTAATCACATGTTAAGAGTTAGAACTGAATCTGAGAAGGGACAGTCAAAATGGATAGACCTCGCCTTCAATCCTTTGATAGACA CAATTATCAGTCCACCTGTTGTACAAGTTGAAACCACACGTGGGGGCCTGTATGTAGAAGTTTCAGGTCCCTCTAGGACAAGAAATGGTTCCATTTGGAGCATAGGGGACTTTTATGGCTCTTTAATTTACAGCATGCTGATCTGGAAGAAGGAACATGAAGAACAG GTTAGAAACGTGACTATGAGCGAAAATTCAAAAATAATGACTGACCTGGATCCTGGGACAATATATTGTTTTCAGATCCAAGTATTAATTTCTGAATTGAATAAAAGAGGAGAGTGGACTGAAGTTTCTTGTATCAGAACAGATGACATTG GTAAAAATCCAGTGTGGTTGGCTATTATCATAGTGCtagttttggttttgtttccttTGTTCTGCGTTATGATTTTACCTGTTTATCGACGAGTGAAATACACCTACTTTCCTTCCTATACTTTGCCAGAGCATTTCAAAGAG TTTTTAGGCAAGCCTTCTTATGGTTCAGAGTTTGTGGCATCTCAGCCACATGGTGATGATCGTGTTTGTGAGAAGATAACTGTGGTTTCAGAAGAGCAAAAACATATTGATTCTGCGGAGCAACCAAACAGTGCAAAGCATCAGTTCCAAAGATTCCAAGGAGACACTCCTGAGTTGAAAGAAGTTGAAGACTGTACACCTTTGCTCACCATTCAGATTGGAGGAAATAATCCGTTGCACCCTCAAGGCACATGCAAAGCATCAATTGACACTTTGCACATTACAGATCTCAAAATTGCAACCCTATGA